The Cellulophaga sp. L1A9 genome window below encodes:
- the mfd gene encoding transcription-repair coupling factor translates to MSQKIIQQLYEQSPQLQKLRTAISNLEKEKGIINIKGLIGSSLSFVLTDAFKTANEPFLLIFNDKEEAAYHLNDLEQMIGEKDVLFYPGSYRRPYQIEETDNANVLLRAEVLNRINSRKKPAVIVTYPDALFEKVVTRRELDKNTLKIKIEDSLSLDFLNEVLFEYKFKRVDFVTEPGEFSVRGGIVDVFSFSNDEPYRLEFFGDEVESIRTFDVETQLSLEKLNKITIIPNVENKFLDESRESFLQYIASNTLIFNSDLEVLLDRLDSFFEKAKEAFSKLSSDIKHAEPKALFVDSVLFKKELDAFSLIVGGNPGIKEIAHEINFNTRPQPSFNKKFDLLIDSLNEQDKAGFTNYIFCSSEQQAQRFHDIFDEVGKKVHYKTVVYSLFQGFIDIDLKITCFTDHQIFERYHKFHLKNGYSKKQAITLKELTRLDIGDYVTHMDHGVGKFGGLQKIDVEGRKQEAIKLVYGERDILYVSIHSLHKISKFTGKDGTPPKIYKLGSGAWKKVKEKAKSRVKKIAFDLIQIYAKRRTLKGFQYAPDGYLQHELEASFIYEDTPDQSKATEDIKRDMESERPMDRLICGDVGFGKTEVAIRAAFKAVANGKQVAVLVPTTILAFQHNRTFKERLKDMPVTVDYLNRFRTAKEKKDTLERLAAGNVDIIIGTHQLVNKNVKFKDLGLLIVDEEQKFGVAVKDKLKSIKENVDVLTLTATPIPRTLQFSLMAARDLSVINTAPPNRYPIQSDVIRFSEETIRDAVSYEIQRGGQVFFIHNRVENIKEVAGLIQRLVPDAKIGIGHGQMEGKKLETLMLAFINGEFDVLVSTTIIESGLDVSNANTIFINNANNFGLSDLHQMRGRVGRSNKKAFCYFITPPYEVMTSDARKRIEALEQFTELGSGFNIAMKDLEIRGAGDILGGEQSGFINDIGFDAYQKILAEAVDELKENEFKDLYEEIEGHTHEKVFVKETQIDADFELLFPDDYINNITERLNLYTELNTISDEEGLKKFELDLIDRFGELPIEAEDLLNSVRIKWIANAIGLEKIVMKQGKMIGYFIADQQSAFYQSANFTKVLQFVQAHPKLCKIKEKQTRNGLRLLLVFENINSLDKAYLAIQHFEKEKTLATN, encoded by the coding sequence TTGAGCCAAAAAATCATTCAACAACTCTACGAACAGTCTCCGCAATTGCAGAAACTGCGTACCGCTATTTCCAATTTAGAAAAAGAGAAAGGTATTATCAATATAAAAGGGCTTATAGGATCTTCCTTATCGTTTGTATTGACGGATGCTTTTAAGACAGCCAACGAGCCTTTCCTACTAATTTTTAACGATAAAGAAGAAGCAGCTTATCATTTGAACGATCTAGAACAAATGATTGGGGAGAAAGATGTGCTTTTTTACCCTGGAAGTTACCGTAGACCTTACCAAATAGAAGAAACAGACAATGCAAATGTTTTACTACGTGCCGAGGTTTTAAACCGAATTAACTCGCGGAAGAAACCTGCCGTCATTGTCACGTATCCCGATGCCCTCTTTGAAAAAGTAGTTACCCGAAGAGAGCTCGACAAAAACACTTTAAAAATAAAGATCGAAGATTCTTTATCGCTTGATTTTTTAAACGAGGTGCTTTTTGAATATAAATTTAAACGGGTAGATTTTGTTACGGAACCTGGAGAATTTTCTGTTCGCGGTGGTATCGTAGATGTATTCTCTTTCTCAAATGATGAACCATATCGTTTGGAATTTTTTGGCGATGAAGTAGAAAGTATTAGAACTTTTGATGTAGAAACCCAATTATCGCTTGAGAAATTAAATAAAATTACGATTATCCCTAATGTAGAAAACAAATTTTTAGATGAATCTAGAGAGAGTTTTCTTCAATATATTGCATCAAACACGCTAATTTTCAACAGTGATTTAGAGGTGCTTTTAGACCGTTTAGATTCTTTTTTCGAAAAGGCGAAAGAAGCTTTTAGCAAACTATCGAGTGATATAAAACATGCGGAACCTAAAGCACTATTTGTAGATTCTGTATTATTTAAAAAAGAACTTGATGCCTTTAGTTTGATTGTAGGTGGAAATCCTGGCATAAAGGAAATAGCACACGAAATTAATTTCAACACAAGACCACAACCTTCTTTCAATAAAAAGTTCGATTTACTAATTGATAGCTTAAACGAACAAGATAAAGCCGGCTTTACCAATTACATCTTTTGTTCTTCTGAGCAACAGGCACAGCGTTTTCATGATATTTTTGATGAAGTTGGAAAAAAAGTACATTACAAAACAGTGGTGTATTCACTTTTTCAAGGTTTTATAGATATCGATTTAAAAATAACGTGTTTTACAGACCACCAAATCTTTGAACGGTACCATAAATTCCATTTAAAAAACGGCTATTCCAAAAAACAAGCCATCACCTTAAAAGAATTAACTCGCTTAGATATTGGCGACTATGTGACCCATATGGACCACGGTGTTGGAAAATTTGGAGGTTTACAAAAAATTGATGTAGAAGGCAGAAAACAAGAAGCCATTAAGTTAGTGTATGGGGAGCGCGATATTCTTTATGTGAGCATCCATTCCCTTCATAAAATATCTAAATTCACCGGCAAAGATGGCACACCACCAAAAATATATAAGCTTGGTTCTGGTGCTTGGAAAAAAGTAAAAGAAAAAGCGAAATCAAGAGTTAAGAAAATTGCCTTTGATTTAATCCAAATCTATGCAAAAAGAAGAACACTAAAAGGATTTCAATATGCTCCTGATGGGTACCTACAACACGAATTAGAGGCTTCTTTTATCTACGAAGACACGCCAGACCAAAGTAAAGCGACTGAAGATATCAAACGAGATATGGAAAGTGAGCGACCAATGGATCGTCTAATTTGTGGAGATGTAGGTTTTGGGAAAACTGAAGTTGCTATCCGTGCGGCATTTAAAGCAGTTGCCAATGGAAAACAAGTAGCTGTTTTAGTACCTACTACCATTCTGGCTTTTCAGCATAACAGAACATTTAAAGAACGGCTAAAAGATATGCCGGTCACAGTAGATTATTTAAATAGGTTTAGAACTGCCAAAGAGAAAAAAGACACCTTAGAACGTTTAGCAGCAGGTAACGTTGATATAATTATTGGTACACACCAGCTCGTCAACAAAAATGTAAAATTTAAAGATTTAGGGTTATTAATTGTCGATGAAGAACAGAAATTTGGGGTTGCAGTAAAAGACAAATTAAAGTCTATTAAAGAGAATGTAGATGTCCTGACATTAACGGCAACCCCAATTCCGAGAACATTACAATTTAGTTTGATGGCTGCTCGTGATTTATCGGTTATCAATACAGCTCCTCCAAACAGGTATCCTATCCAAAGTGATGTTATTCGCTTTTCGGAAGAAACGATACGCGATGCCGTGAGTTATGAAATTCAACGAGGCGGACAAGTATTCTTTATTCATAACCGCGTAGAAAACATTAAAGAAGTAGCCGGACTTATTCAGCGTTTAGTACCAGATGCTAAAATAGGAATCGGACACGGACAAATGGAAGGTAAAAAATTAGAAACTTTAATGCTTGCTTTCATCAATGGAGAGTTTGATGTATTGGTGTCTACGACTATTATTGAAAGCGGACTTGATGTTTCAAATGCCAATACCATTTTTATAAATAATGCCAATAATTTTGGGTTGAGTGATTTGCACCAAATGCGAGGTCGTGTAGGGCGGAGCAACAAAAAAGCCTTTTGTTATTTTATAACACCACCATATGAAGTAATGACTTCTGATGCTCGCAAACGTATTGAAGCTTTAGAACAATTTACAGAATTAGGTAGTGGCTTTAATATTGCCATGAAAGATTTAGAAATTCGTGGTGCTGGAGATATTCTAGGAGGCGAACAAAGCGGGTTTATAAATGATATAGGTTTTGATGCGTACCAAAAAATATTAGCAGAAGCCGTTGATGAACTTAAAGAAAACGAGTTTAAAGATCTTTACGAAGAAATTGAAGGCCACACGCACGAAAAAGTATTTGTAAAAGAAACTCAGATTGATGCCGATTTTGAACTGCTTTTCCCTGATGATTACATCAATAATATTACGGAACGATTAAATCTGTACACGGAGCTTAATACAATTTCTGATGAAGAAGGCTTAAAGAAATTTGAATTAGACCTAATAGATCGTTTTGGCGAATTACCTATAGAAGCAGAAGATTTACTGAATTCTGTTCGCATAAAATGGATTGCGAATGCCATTGGTTTGGAAAAAATAGTAATGAAACAAGGTAAAATGATAGGGTATTTCATCGCTGACCAACAATCTGCTTTTTACCAAAGCGCTAACTTTACTAAGGTATTGCAGTTTGTACAAGCACACCCCAAACTGTGTAAGATTAAAGAAAAGCAAACGAGAAACGGATTGCGATTACTCTTAGTTTTTGAAAATATTAACTCCTTAGATAAAGCTTACTTAGCAATACAACACTTTGAAAAAGAAAAAACATTAGCTACAAATTAA
- a CDS encoding NAD(P)/FAD-dependent oxidoreductase, with the protein MANKKFDVFVIGGGSAGQATAKTCAEAGLKVAITERRDYGGTCPLRGCDPKKALLAATEVLEFAKNMNGNGIVKLPRLLWSDMQKFKKKFTKPVPKAAEDSLKELGVITFSGAASFLSENTITVGDEVIQANKFVIATGLKPLALPIEGAEYLEESDDFLDLKKLPEHIVFVGGGYVGMEFAHMAARAGAKVTVIHSHERPLNSFDPDLVDMLVEYSKKIGIKFLFNAKVNKVKKGKKKFKVYYEQNEKTKHIKASMVFNTAGRVPAIDTLDLENAKVSFSEKGIEVNEYLQNTKNKNVYACGDVTDHGLPLTSMTGPEANTVSANIIAGNKTKVNTPVIPSVVYTLPNLTSVGLSEEEAKKRYKNVLVNYESATDWFNAKRINAPIYAYKVLINERTKAIVGAHIIGPHAGETINLFSLAIRKEMTIEDMKAIVFTYPSWGYDVNRML; encoded by the coding sequence ATGGCAAACAAGAAATTTGACGTATTTGTAATAGGTGGTGGTAGTGCAGGGCAAGCAACAGCAAAGACTTGTGCTGAAGCAGGTTTAAAAGTTGCAATAACGGAACGTAGAGATTATGGAGGTACTTGCCCATTAAGAGGCTGTGATCCTAAAAAAGCACTTTTGGCAGCTACAGAAGTTTTAGAATTCGCTAAAAATATGAATGGCAACGGAATTGTAAAATTGCCCAGATTACTCTGGAGCGATATGCAAAAATTTAAAAAGAAGTTTACAAAGCCAGTTCCGAAAGCGGCAGAAGATAGTTTAAAAGAATTAGGAGTGATTACCTTTTCTGGAGCGGCTTCTTTTTTATCAGAAAACACCATCACTGTTGGCGATGAAGTTATTCAAGCCAATAAGTTTGTCATTGCCACTGGTCTTAAACCTCTAGCACTGCCTATTGAAGGCGCTGAGTATTTAGAAGAGAGTGACGATTTTCTAGACCTAAAAAAACTGCCAGAACATATTGTATTTGTGGGTGGGGGTTATGTAGGAATGGAGTTTGCGCATATGGCAGCAAGAGCAGGAGCAAAGGTGACTGTTATTCATTCTCATGAAAGGCCTTTAAATAGTTTTGATCCTGATTTAGTAGATATGCTGGTTGAGTATTCGAAAAAAATAGGAATTAAATTTCTGTTTAATGCGAAAGTAAATAAAGTTAAAAAAGGGAAAAAGAAGTTCAAAGTGTATTATGAGCAGAATGAAAAAACAAAACATATAAAAGCAAGTATGGTATTTAATACCGCAGGTCGTGTACCTGCAATAGATACGCTGGACCTAGAAAATGCAAAAGTTTCTTTTAGTGAAAAAGGAATTGAAGTAAATGAATACCTTCAGAACACTAAAAACAAAAATGTATATGCTTGTGGGGATGTTACAGACCATGGATTGCCTTTAACATCAATGACAGGGCCAGAAGCTAATACTGTCTCAGCTAATATTATTGCGGGTAACAAAACGAAGGTAAATACACCCGTAATTCCTTCTGTGGTATATACCTTACCTAATCTTACCAGTGTTGGTTTAAGTGAAGAAGAAGCTAAGAAAAGATATAAAAATGTGCTGGTCAATTATGAGTCTGCAACTGATTGGTTTAATGCTAAGCGAATAAATGCGCCTATATATGCTTATAAGGTTCTAATTAATGAACGTACAAAAGCAATTGTTGGTGCCCATATTATAGGTCCGCACGCAGGAGAAACTATCAACTTATTTTCATTGGCTATCCGAAAAGAGATGACGATTGAGGACATGAAGGCTATTGTATTCACCTATCCTTCTTGGGGCTATGATGTAAATAGAATGTTATAA
- a CDS encoding tryptophan-rich sensory protein encodes MEKKLALLNSASVLFVIIINYVSQALKFNNTTIGEISKQYENLFTPAGYAFAIWGIIFISLVGYAIFQIRRAFFSTKSTDFILQTGYWFAIANLLNGLWVLAFVYGYTALSVFIMFGILGSLIKIILDTNMERWDAPIEVIAFVWWPICLYSGWITVATIANVTAYLAKIGWKGGFLSETTWTIIMIGIATIINLLITYKRNMREFALVAVWAFIAIYVRQIASHPIIAYTAAVASVILCTSTFYHAFKNRATGPAIKLKERLAK; translated from the coding sequence ATGGAAAAGAAATTAGCACTTTTAAACTCGGCCTCTGTACTCTTCGTGATTATCATTAATTATGTATCACAAGCCTTAAAATTTAACAATACCACTATTGGTGAAATAAGCAAACAATATGAAAACCTGTTTACACCTGCAGGTTATGCGTTTGCTATTTGGGGAATTATCTTTATTTCCCTTGTAGGATATGCTATTTTTCAAATACGAAGAGCTTTTTTTAGTACGAAATCAACCGATTTTATTCTTCAAACTGGGTACTGGTTTGCTATCGCTAATCTTTTAAATGGACTTTGGGTACTCGCTTTTGTTTACGGCTATACTGCATTATCCGTGTTTATTATGTTCGGAATCTTAGGTTCTCTGATAAAAATCATTTTAGATACAAATATGGAACGTTGGGATGCTCCCATAGAAGTTATTGCATTTGTTTGGTGGCCGATTTGTTTATATAGCGGCTGGATTACTGTAGCGACGATTGCAAATGTCACCGCATATCTAGCAAAAATTGGCTGGAAAGGCGGATTCTTATCTGAAACTACGTGGACCATTATCATGATTGGCATAGCAACCATCATCAACCTATTAATTACTTACAAACGAAACATGCGCGAGTTTGCATTGGTAGCTGTTTGGGCTTTTATTGCTATCTATGTTCGGCAGATAGCTTCTCATCCAATAATTGCTTACACAGCCGCAGTCGCTAGTGTTATATTATGTACATCTACTTTTTATCACGCATTTAAAAACAGAGCCACTGGCCCTGCTATTAAATTAAAAGAGCGATTAGCAAAATAA
- the pdeM gene encoding ligase-associated DNA damage response endonuclease PdeM, with protein sequence MTETIQLNNQTFILHCSGALFWEERSTLVVSDIHFGKVSHFRKHGAAVPQKAIQKNFTLLEAIVNQFEPKSICFLGDLFHSSLNAEWNLFEDWVAKTAAKLFLVAGNHDIISPLKYEALGIEVINEIVTQGFLFTHHPEEREGHFNFAGHIHPAIKLKGIGKQFLKLACFFKSKNQMILPAFGEFTGTFVLQPTKENEVYAISKDEIFKIDTASPII encoded by the coding sequence ATGACAGAAACTATACAATTAAACAATCAGACGTTTATCCTGCATTGTTCGGGTGCACTTTTTTGGGAAGAAAGAAGTACACTCGTTGTTAGTGATATTCATTTTGGAAAAGTCTCGCACTTTAGAAAACATGGTGCTGCCGTTCCACAAAAAGCCATTCAGAAAAATTTCACCCTCTTAGAGGCTATCGTAAATCAATTTGAACCTAAAAGTATTTGCTTTTTAGGCGATTTATTTCATTCTTCGCTGAATGCAGAATGGAATTTATTTGAAGATTGGGTAGCAAAAACAGCAGCAAAACTATTCCTAGTTGCCGGAAATCACGATATCATTTCACCATTAAAATATGAAGCTTTAGGTATTGAGGTGATCAATGAAATTGTAACTCAAGGTTTTTTGTTTACACATCACCCTGAAGAACGCGAAGGACATTTTAATTTCGCGGGACATATTCATCCAGCTATAAAACTAAAAGGCATCGGAAAACAGTTTTTAAAACTGGCTTGCTTTTTTAAATCGAAGAATCAAATGATATTGCCCGCCTTTGGAGAATTTACAGGTACATTTGTACTGCAGCCAACTAAAGAAAATGAAGTGTATGCAATTTCGAAAGACGAAATATTTAAAATAGACACAGCTTCTCCTATTATCTAA
- a CDS encoding ligase-associated DNA damage response DEXH box helicase — protein MNRDELYTIAETWFQENNWKPFKFQKDTWKAFLQGKNGLLNAPTGSGKTYALWFPIILNYIKSNPAYKTKHKKGLKAIWITPLRALSDEIRQSAERVAADLGTQMTVGIRTGDTSTKERTAQKKQMPDLLITTPESLQLLLATKGYDKLFKDCTAIVVDEWHELLGTKRGVQMELALSRLKTVSKNLRIWGISATIGNLDQAREVLLGTDSKALENSVLIKAKLNKKITVKSIIPKKMETFPWRGHLGLHLLEAIIPIINNSKTTLLFTNTRSQCEIWFQKILEKHPEYAGEIAMHHGSINKETRLWVEQAIRNANLKAVVCTSSLDLGVDFAPVETVIQIGGPKGVARFLQRAGRSGHRPGKESVIYFLPTHAIELIEASALQEAVKHTVVEDRIPYLNSYDVLLQYLTTLAISDGFYPDEIYQEVTKTFCYQALSKEQWQWLLNFLVLGSQSLQTYDEYKKVEIEEDGKFKVHNKGIAMRHRFQIGTIVSDANLKVRYQKGGFIGSIEEFFVSKLSPGDIFTFAGRNLEFIRIKDMQVHVRNSTKKTNKIPSWMGGRLTFSAQMSELLREELYKASANHLTKKEIGPELIALEPVFTQQRKESIVPKPNEFLIETFKTRDGYHHIFYPFEGRFVHEAMGSLLGYRISLLSPITFSLAFNDYGFELLSDQEIDLQQVLDNDLFSTDFMLSDLQKSLNATEMARRKFRDIAVISGMVFTGYPNKGIKMKHLQSSSQLLFDVFRDYEADNLLFQQAFTETFEHQLEEGRLRLALERIAQQEIVWKACQKPTPFSFPIITDRLREKLSSEKLADRIKRMTAILTKK, from the coding sequence ATGAATAGAGACGAATTATATACTATTGCCGAGACTTGGTTTCAAGAAAACAATTGGAAACCTTTTAAATTCCAAAAAGATACTTGGAAGGCTTTTTTGCAGGGTAAAAACGGATTATTAAACGCTCCTACAGGCAGTGGAAAAACCTATGCCCTTTGGTTTCCTATTATTCTAAATTATATAAAATCTAATCCCGCGTATAAAACCAAACATAAAAAAGGATTAAAAGCTATTTGGATCACTCCCCTACGAGCTTTATCTGATGAGATTAGACAATCTGCTGAACGGGTTGCGGCTGATTTGGGCACACAGATGACCGTAGGAATCAGAACAGGAGACACCAGTACCAAAGAACGGACCGCTCAGAAAAAACAAATGCCCGATTTATTGATAACTACCCCAGAAAGCCTACAGTTACTCTTAGCTACAAAAGGGTATGACAAACTATTTAAAGATTGTACGGCCATTGTGGTAGATGAATGGCATGAACTGTTAGGCACCAAAAGAGGGGTGCAAATGGAACTAGCCCTTTCGCGCTTAAAAACAGTTTCTAAAAATCTCAGAATCTGGGGCATATCAGCAACTATAGGGAATCTAGATCAAGCTCGAGAAGTGTTATTGGGTACCGATTCAAAAGCACTCGAAAATTCAGTTCTAATAAAAGCAAAACTTAATAAGAAAATTACCGTAAAAAGTATCATCCCAAAAAAAATGGAAACCTTTCCATGGCGCGGACATTTAGGCTTGCATTTATTAGAAGCTATTATTCCCATCATCAACAATAGTAAAACTACCTTACTATTTACCAATACCAGAAGTCAGTGCGAAATCTGGTTTCAAAAAATATTAGAAAAACATCCGGAGTATGCTGGCGAAATTGCCATGCATCATGGAAGCATTAATAAAGAAACTCGCCTTTGGGTAGAACAAGCCATCCGTAATGCAAACTTAAAGGCAGTTGTCTGTACGTCTAGCTTAGATTTAGGGGTAGATTTTGCCCCCGTAGAAACAGTAATTCAAATTGGAGGCCCAAAAGGAGTCGCTCGTTTTTTACAGCGCGCTGGACGAAGTGGCCACCGACCTGGTAAAGAAAGCGTCATTTATTTTTTACCTACTCACGCTATAGAACTTATTGAAGCTTCAGCTTTACAAGAAGCCGTGAAACATACGGTAGTAGAAGACCGGATTCCGTATCTAAATAGTTATGATGTGCTGCTTCAATACCTCACCACACTCGCTATTTCTGATGGCTTTTATCCGGATGAAATTTATCAGGAGGTAACTAAAACCTTTTGCTACCAAGCACTCTCCAAAGAACAATGGCAATGGTTACTAAATTTTTTAGTCCTAGGAAGCCAAAGCTTGCAAACTTATGATGAATATAAAAAAGTTGAGATTGAAGAGGATGGCAAGTTTAAAGTCCATAATAAAGGTATTGCCATGCGGCATCGCTTTCAGATAGGAACTATTGTTAGCGATGCCAATTTAAAGGTACGCTATCAAAAAGGAGGTTTTATTGGATCTATAGAAGAGTTCTTCGTTTCAAAATTATCTCCTGGAGATATTTTCACATTTGCTGGAAGAAATCTAGAATTTATTAGAATAAAAGACATGCAAGTACATGTGCGAAATTCTACTAAAAAGACAAATAAAATACCAAGTTGGATGGGTGGGCGACTCACTTTTTCTGCTCAAATGTCCGAATTGCTGCGTGAAGAATTATACAAAGCATCGGCAAATCATTTAACTAAAAAAGAAATAGGCCCAGAGCTAATCGCACTAGAGCCCGTATTTACCCAACAGCGCAAAGAAAGTATTGTTCCAAAACCCAATGAATTTTTAATTGAGACCTTTAAAACACGCGATGGATACCATCATATTTTTTACCCCTTTGAAGGTAGGTTTGTGCACGAAGCAATGGGAAGCCTTTTGGGCTACCGCATAAGTTTGCTTTCACCAATAACTTTTTCGCTAGCTTTTAATGATTACGGATTTGAATTACTCTCGGATCAAGAGATAGACCTACAGCAGGTTTTAGACAATGATTTATTCTCCACAGACTTTATGCTGAGTGACTTACAGAAAAGTTTAAATGCTACAGAAATGGCGCGTAGAAAATTCCGTGACATTGCGGTAATTAGTGGCATGGTATTCACAGGATACCCGAATAAAGGTATAAAAATGAAGCATTTACAAAGCAGCTCACAACTGCTTTTTGATGTCTTTAGAGATTATGAGGCTGATAATTTACTATTTCAACAGGCCTTTACGGAGACGTTTGAACACCAATTGGAAGAAGGTCGTTTACGATTGGCGCTAGAGCGCATTGCACAACAAGAGATTGTTTGGAAAGCGTGCCAAAAACCAACACCATTTTCATTCCCTATAATTACAGACAGATTGCGAGAAAAACTGTCTAGTGAAAAATTAGCAGATCGCATCAAACGTATGACCGCAATTCTAACTAAAAAGTAG
- a CDS encoding ATP-dependent DNA ligase, whose translation MKNFASLIKTLDSTTKTNTKVAALAAYFEKASDSDKVWTIAILSHRRPPRPVNTTLLRQWASELSNIPLWLFEESYHIVGDLAETIALVIPSTPQQTDKTLTEFLEEMILLKKKPEEEKKEYLYSNWKALDYYERFVFTKLITGGFRIGVSQKLMTKALSKATEINEDILAYKLMGNWDPKAITFQELILEENENDYLSKPYPFYLAYAIENEVHDLGDVQGWSAEHKWDGIRSQTIFRNDELFVWSRGEELVTDKYPELEKLVGVIPNGTVIDAEILPYANNVIGTFNDLQTRIGRKTVSKALLKKTPIILKAYDILEWEGNDIRQLPFIERRQLLEELFDTISSPEDIPFQISETIHFNSWEEVTKERERAREMHSEGLMLKRKDSPYLVGRKKGDWWKWKVDPLTIDAVLTYAMRGHGRRSNLFTDYTFALWTSNEEGQKELVTFAKAYSGLTDAEFRKVDAWIKKNTLERFGTVRSVTPHHVFEIAFEGIALSKRHKSGIATRFPRIIRWRHDKKIEEANTLEDLKSLIPSTIVAAKE comes from the coding sequence ATGAAAAACTTTGCTTCACTTATTAAAACACTAGACAGCACAACTAAAACAAACACAAAGGTTGCTGCCCTAGCAGCGTATTTTGAAAAAGCAAGTGATTCAGATAAGGTGTGGACTATCGCTATTCTTTCTCACAGAAGACCGCCAAGACCCGTAAACACAACATTACTACGACAATGGGCTTCAGAATTGTCCAATATTCCCTTATGGCTCTTTGAAGAGAGTTATCATATTGTAGGAGATTTAGCGGAGACGATAGCCTTGGTCATCCCATCTACTCCCCAACAAACCGATAAAACGCTTACAGAATTTTTAGAAGAAATGATTCTTTTAAAAAAGAAGCCCGAAGAAGAGAAAAAAGAATACCTCTACAGCAACTGGAAAGCATTAGATTATTATGAACGCTTTGTTTTCACTAAGTTAATTACAGGAGGTTTCCGGATTGGAGTAAGTCAAAAATTAATGACAAAAGCCTTATCTAAAGCTACCGAAATAAACGAAGATATATTAGCTTATAAATTGATGGGCAATTGGGACCCAAAAGCAATTACGTTCCAAGAACTGATTTTAGAGGAGAATGAAAACGATTACCTCTCAAAACCATATCCTTTTTATTTAGCCTACGCTATTGAGAATGAAGTACATGATCTGGGTGATGTGCAAGGATGGTCTGCAGAACATAAATGGGACGGCATACGATCGCAAACCATATTTAGAAATGATGAATTATTTGTATGGAGTCGTGGGGAAGAATTAGTAACCGATAAGTACCCGGAATTAGAAAAACTTGTTGGTGTTATTCCAAACGGGACCGTCATTGATGCCGAAATTTTGCCCTACGCAAATAACGTGATAGGTACTTTCAATGATTTACAAACCAGGATCGGAAGAAAAACGGTTTCTAAAGCACTACTGAAAAAAACACCGATAATCCTTAAAGCCTATGATATTTTAGAATGGGAAGGGAATGATATTCGGCAACTTCCTTTTATAGAACGAAGGCAGCTGTTAGAAGAACTATTTGACACTATTTCATCTCCGGAGGATATTCCTTTCCAAATTTCAGAAACAATTCACTTTAATTCTTGGGAAGAGGTTACTAAAGAAAGAGAACGCGCGCGCGAAATGCATAGCGAAGGTTTAATGCTCAAAAGAAAAGACTCTCCCTATTTAGTAGGTAGAAAAAAGGGCGATTGGTGGAAGTGGAAAGTAGATCCATTAACTATTGATGCGGTATTAACGTATGCTATGCGCGGCCACGGAAGAAGAAGTAATTTATTTACGGATTACACTTTTGCACTCTGGACTTCAAATGAAGAGGGCCAAAAAGAACTGGTCACTTTTGCAAAAGCGTATTCCGGACTTACAGACGCCGAGTTCCGTAAAGTAGATGCTTGGATTAAAAAGAATACCCTTGAACGTTTTGGTACTGTAAGGAGTGTTACCCCGCATCACGTTTTTGAAATTGCTTTTGAAGGAATTGCTTTGTCAAAAAGACATAAAAGCGGAATTGCCACGCGTTTTCCTAGAATTATACGCTGGCGACATGATAAAAAAATTGAAGAGGCCAATACCCTTGAGGACTTGAAAAGTTTAATCCCAAGTACGATTGTGGCAGCTAAAGAATAA